The Mesorhizobium sp. B1-1-8 genome contains a region encoding:
- a CDS encoding TMEM175 family protein, whose translation MGKGRVEAFTDGVVAIIITIMVLELKVPHGEDVHALLPLWPIFFSYVLSFINVGIYWNNMHNMFHTVQRVDGRVLWANLNLLFWLSLMPVTTAFVGENHFAPVPVAVYGIDLALCAVAYAILVVMLRRLHGPGTTFAKAVGQDRKGKISLALYLAGVALTFISQWIGIALYVFVAMIWFVPDKRFERLIEKA comes from the coding sequence ATGGGCAAGGGACGGGTCGAGGCATTCACCGATGGCGTCGTCGCCATCATCATCACCATCATGGTGCTGGAGCTGAAGGTGCCGCATGGCGAAGACGTCCATGCGCTTTTGCCGCTCTGGCCGATCTTCTTCTCTTATGTCTTGTCTTTCATCAATGTCGGCATCTACTGGAACAACATGCACAACATGTTCCACACCGTGCAGCGCGTCGACGGGCGCGTCTTGTGGGCCAATCTCAATCTGCTTTTCTGGCTGTCGCTGATGCCGGTGACCACCGCCTTCGTGGGCGAGAACCACTTCGCGCCGGTGCCTGTGGCCGTCTACGGCATCGACCTTGCGCTTTGCGCCGTCGCCTATGCCATTCTGGTCGTCATGCTCCGCCGTCTGCACGGCCCCGGGACAACCTTCGCCAAGGCCGTGGGACAGGACCGCAAAGGCAAGATTTCGCTGGCGCTCTACCTCGCTGGCGTAGCACTGACGTTCATCAGCCAGTGGATCGGCATCGCGCTCTACGTCTTTGTGGCGATGATCTGGTTCGTGCCCGACAAGCGTTTCGAGCGGCTGATCGAAAAAGCCTAG
- a CDS encoding 50S ribosomal protein L11 methyltransferase — protein MPQTRLHLTAGKIEADRIFAALDGAFEDDGLPLAVLELDEDNDVHEVSLYADGDVDAIEARVKHVLAGLGLPKPVEREALPDIDWVSRSLEGLKPVRAGRFLVHGAHDRGKRHSGDIAVEIEAGLAFGTGHHGTTAGCLEMLEQVVRREHPRNALDLGTGSAVLAIALARLAHIPVLATDIDPVAVRVAATNVRLNHVKALVETVTAPGFHHPIFAGRAPFDLIVANILARPLMRLAPQMARHIRLGGSIVLSGILDRQRDAVISAYVGQSFRHVRTLHREGWVTIHLKR, from the coding sequence ATGCCGCAGACCAGGCTGCATCTCACCGCCGGCAAGATCGAGGCCGACCGCATCTTCGCAGCGCTGGATGGTGCGTTCGAGGATGACGGCCTGCCGCTGGCCGTGCTGGAGCTCGATGAGGACAACGATGTCCACGAAGTGTCGCTCTATGCCGATGGCGACGTCGATGCGATCGAGGCGCGAGTCAAGCATGTCCTCGCCGGCCTTGGCCTGCCGAAGCCCGTTGAACGCGAGGCCCTCCCCGACATCGACTGGGTGTCCCGCTCGCTGGAAGGCCTGAAGCCCGTCCGCGCGGGTCGCTTCCTCGTCCATGGCGCGCATGACCGCGGCAAGCGCCACAGCGGCGACATCGCCGTCGAGATCGAGGCCGGCCTCGCCTTCGGCACCGGCCATCACGGCACCACGGCCGGTTGCCTGGAAATGCTGGAACAGGTGGTGCGGCGCGAACACCCGCGCAACGCGCTCGACCTCGGCACCGGCAGCGCCGTGCTGGCGATCGCGCTGGCCAGGCTGGCGCATATACCGGTGCTGGCGACCGACATCGATCCGGTTGCCGTTCGGGTGGCCGCCACCAACGTCCGCCTCAACCACGTCAAGGCGCTGGTCGAGACGGTGACGGCGCCGGGCTTCCACCACCCGATCTTCGCCGGGCGCGCGCCCTTCGACCTTATCGTCGCCAATATCCTGGCGCGGCCGCTGATGCGGCTGGCGCCGCAGATGGCCAGGCACATCAGGCTCGGCGGCTCGATCGTGCTCTCCGGCATCCTCGACCGGCAGCGCGACGCCGTGATCTCGGCCTATGTCGGCCAGAGTTTTCGGCACGTCCGCACCTTGCATCGCGAAGGCTGGGTGACGATCCACCTCAAGCGGTGA
- a CDS encoding LacI family DNA-binding transcriptional regulator, with protein MASSIHDLARHLNISIGTVSRALNGRADVNAETRQRVLEAARKLNYSPNQSGRSLRQGATHSIAFMLQPHPGDQQYGEPFFIPFLTGLQARLAEHDLDLMVVMGEPGQYQQERLRRVVETRRADAVVLANTRREDDRIDYLSKAGFPFATLGRSQSGGDTYPSLDIDFERAGDEAVDRLVARGHRRIAAIRPSLDLNFGYLFLDGYRKALKRHGIEVDPDLIADGFINETGGYQVTPQVMRSKNPPTAIIFNNDAMALGGCKALAEMGIKPGHDMAVIVIVDTPLCRYFSPALTAFRPSLEPMGRRLAEMLLASLPAFAGPEGTRIMREVWPLELIARESD; from the coding sequence TTGGCGTCAAGCATCCACGATCTCGCGCGTCACCTGAACATCTCGATCGGCACCGTGTCGCGCGCTCTGAACGGCCGTGCGGACGTCAATGCCGAGACGCGCCAGCGTGTGCTCGAAGCAGCCAGGAAGCTGAACTATTCGCCCAATCAGTCAGGCCGCAGCCTGCGCCAGGGCGCCACCCATTCCATCGCCTTCATGCTGCAGCCGCATCCCGGCGACCAGCAATATGGCGAGCCGTTCTTCATCCCGTTCCTGACGGGCCTGCAGGCGCGGCTCGCCGAGCATGACCTGGATCTGATGGTCGTCATGGGTGAGCCGGGCCAATATCAGCAGGAGCGGTTGCGCCGCGTGGTCGAGACGCGCCGGGCCGACGCGGTCGTGCTGGCCAATACGCGAAGGGAAGACGATCGGATCGACTATCTCAGCAAGGCCGGCTTTCCCTTCGCCACGCTTGGCAGAAGTCAGTCCGGCGGCGACACGTATCCTTCACTCGATATCGATTTCGAGAGGGCGGGTGATGAAGCGGTCGACCGGCTGGTCGCGCGCGGCCACCGCCGCATCGCCGCCATCCGCCCTTCGCTTGATCTCAACTTCGGCTACCTGTTCCTCGACGGCTACCGCAAGGCGCTGAAGCGGCACGGTATCGAGGTCGACCCCGACCTGATCGCCGATGGCTTCATCAACGAGACCGGCGGCTACCAGGTGACGCCGCAAGTAATGCGCTCCAAAAACCCGCCGACGGCGATCATCTTCAACAATGACGCGATGGCGCTCGGCGGCTGCAAGGCGCTGGCCGAGATGGGTATCAAGCCGGGCCATGACATGGCCGTGATCGTCATCGTCGACACGCCGCTCTGCCGCTATTTCTCGCCGGCGCTGACTGCCTTCCGTCCATCGCTGGAGCCCATGGGCAGGCGGCTGGCCGAGATGCTGCTCGCTTCGCTTCCCGCCTTCGCCGGTCCCGAAGGCACGCGGATCATGCGGGAGGTCTGGCCGCTGGAACTGATCGCAAGAGAGAGCGATTGA
- a CDS encoding low affinity iron permease family protein, producing MFEKLFTKIANRVAHVAGMPPTFAACVLIVVVWALSGPFFGFSDTWQLVINTGTTIVTFLMVFLIQNTQNRDSAAIQAKLDELIRVSRAHNTFIGIEHLTETEVEEIRTKCEAAAKRHDKKIAEAAAKKAVAAKRDAKKKATV from the coding sequence ATGTTCGAGAAGCTTTTCACCAAGATCGCTAATCGGGTCGCTCACGTGGCCGGCATGCCACCGACCTTCGCCGCCTGTGTGCTGATCGTCGTCGTCTGGGCGCTGAGCGGCCCGTTTTTCGGCTTTTCGGATACCTGGCAACTGGTCATCAATACCGGCACCACCATCGTCACCTTCCTGATGGTGTTCCTCATCCAGAACACGCAAAACCGTGATAGCGCCGCGATCCAGGCCAAGCTCGACGAGCTGATCCGCGTCAGCCGGGCCCACAACACCTTCATCGGCATCGAGCACCTGACGGAGACCGAGGTCGAGGAAATACGCACCAAATGCGAGGCGGCGGCAAAACGGCATGACAAGAAGATTGCCGAAGCCGCCGCCAAGAAGGCCGTGGCGGCGAAGCGCGATGCGAAAAAGAAAGCGACTGTTTGA
- a CDS encoding SCO family protein, translated as MMRSILVGILVLMAAGIGWLTFDWYRGHYGGEPYGGSFTLVDQKGAPITETAFRGHPSVVFFGFTHCPEVCPTTLFEMAGWLKTMGDSGKNLNAYFVSVDPERDTPDIMNSYVSNFSDRITGITGDPDKVHAMAKAFGIYWKKVDTGDGDYTMDHTASVLLLNAKGEFAGTIAYGESADTAIAKLKRLAAGGQA; from the coding sequence ATGATGCGTTCAATTCTGGTCGGCATTCTCGTCCTGATGGCGGCAGGCATCGGCTGGCTCACATTCGACTGGTACCGCGGCCATTATGGCGGCGAGCCGTATGGCGGCTCCTTCACGCTGGTCGACCAGAAAGGCGCGCCGATCACCGAGACCGCGTTCAGGGGCCATCCGAGCGTCGTCTTCTTCGGCTTCACGCATTGCCCGGAGGTGTGCCCGACCACGCTTTTCGAAATGGCCGGCTGGCTGAAGACGATGGGCGACAGCGGCAAAAATCTCAATGCCTACTTCGTCTCGGTCGACCCTGAGCGCGATACGCCCGACATCATGAATTCCTATGTCAGCAATTTTTCCGACCGCATCACCGGCATCACAGGCGACCCTGACAAGGTGCATGCCATGGCCAAGGCCTTCGGCATCTATTGGAAGAAGGTCGACACCGGCGACGGCGACTACACGATGGACCATACTGCCTCGGTGCTGCTGCTCAATGCCAAGGGTGAGTTCGCCGGCACCATCGCCTATGGCGAAAGCGCCGACACCGCCATTGCCAAGCTGAAACGGCTGGCGGCTGGCGGACAAGCATGA
- a CDS encoding DapH/DapD/GlmU-related protein, producing the protein MDRPEDLILKDPEPRIHPTAELKGCKLGRYAAIGERVILREVSVGDFSYFERHSEAIYTAIGKFCSIAANSRINALEHPIERLTQHKVSYRPNEYFRWLGVDAAFRGRRQAKSVAIGHDVWIGHGAVIMPGVTIGNGAVVGANAVVTDNVPPYTIVAGVPAKPLRRRFAADVAARVETLAWWDWPLEKLARAVPDMQAMPIEAFLDRWENDAA; encoded by the coding sequence ATGGACCGCCCAGAAGACCTCATCCTGAAAGATCCCGAGCCGCGTATCCACCCGACGGCGGAACTGAAGGGATGCAAGCTCGGCCGCTATGCCGCGATCGGCGAGCGGGTGATCCTGCGCGAGGTGAGCGTCGGCGACTTCTCCTATTTCGAACGCCATTCGGAAGCGATCTATACGGCGATCGGCAAATTCTGCTCGATCGCCGCCAACAGCCGCATCAACGCGCTCGAGCATCCGATCGAGCGGCTGACGCAGCACAAGGTCAGCTACCGGCCGAACGAATATTTCCGCTGGCTGGGCGTCGACGCGGCATTTCGCGGGCGCCGTCAAGCAAAGTCGGTAGCCATCGGCCACGACGTCTGGATCGGCCATGGCGCGGTGATCATGCCTGGCGTGACAATCGGCAACGGCGCCGTTGTCGGCGCCAACGCGGTGGTGACCGACAATGTGCCGCCTTACACGATCGTCGCCGGCGTCCCGGCCAAGCCCTTGCGCCGGCGGTTCGCCGCCGATGTCGCGGCGCGCGTCGAGACCCTCGCCTGGTGGGATTGGCCGCTCGAGAAACTGGCCAGGGCCGTTCCCGACATGCAGGCGATGCCGATCGAGGCCTTTCTCGACCGCTGGGAAAACGACGCGGCTTGA
- a CDS encoding CreA family protein, translating into MRKLIGGAFAACLALSAGAAAADEVGKVGVDWVGNDIMVDAIKDPKVDGVTCHVAYFDRSVIDRLQKGNWFEDPSDSSISCRQTGPITIGDIDMGEGGEEVFKQGLSLIWKKQVVNRIYDKKNETLIYLSHSRQVQNGSAKMSVTTVPLYGQSVVWTKGKPQ; encoded by the coding sequence TTGCGAAAACTGATCGGCGGCGCATTCGCCGCATGCCTTGCCCTGAGTGCCGGTGCTGCGGCGGCTGACGAAGTGGGCAAGGTCGGCGTCGACTGGGTCGGCAACGACATCATGGTCGACGCCATCAAGGATCCGAAAGTGGACGGCGTCACCTGCCACGTTGCCTATTTCGACCGCAGCGTCATCGACCGCCTGCAAAAGGGCAACTGGTTCGAGGATCCGTCCGATTCGTCGATCTCCTGCCGCCAGACCGGGCCGATCACCATCGGCGATATCGACATGGGCGAGGGCGGCGAGGAGGTCTTCAAGCAGGGCCTCAGCCTGATCTGGAAGAAGCAGGTGGTGAACCGCATCTACGACAAGAAGAACGAGACGCTGATCTATCTGTCGCATTCGCGCCAGGTGCAGAACGGCTCGGCCAAGATGTCGGTCACCACCGTGCCGCTCTATGGCCAGAGCGTGGTGTGGACCAAGGGCAAGCCGCAATAG
- a CDS encoding esterase-like activity of phytase family protein: MKHLNRTVALGAALALFTTLPPALADGVAYVNKGLVGIGRIPAGQKDKFGETFGSGSGMAIDTKSWTRDGNAYKGSLWLLPDRGYNVVGTTDYRPRLNTISIEFTPTAPGAAPAAGQEQSGVKAMLADTMLLTDDKGADATGLDPLNGVRAAAGGMPILPEANGKLALDNEAIVRLPDGTMFISDEYGPNIYRFSADGHLMSATQPPAALVPMRHGKPNFASNNPGPGAAEPDPKDPETGRQNNQGLEGMSMTPDGKFLIAVLQSAPRQDGGDSGSTRQNTRALVYDASDLAHLKLAHEYVVPLPVFKDAKGKTKVAAQSEIVALSDTSFLMIARDSGNGQGVKDAESVYRKINIVDLSGATDIANGPFDAADKPVAPKGVLDPSVTPAKLTAFIDINDKGELGRFGMHNGVPNDRNNLSEKWEAMSLASVLDPKLPDDYFLFVANDNDFLTQDGFQVGAPYKAEDGADVDTTFLVYQVTLPGLSRNSLAAN; encoded by the coding sequence ATGAAGCATCTCAACCGAACCGTCGCGCTCGGCGCGGCACTTGCCCTTTTCACTACCCTGCCCCCGGCGCTTGCCGACGGCGTCGCCTATGTCAACAAGGGGCTCGTCGGCATCGGCCGCATCCCGGCCGGCCAGAAGGACAAGTTCGGCGAGACCTTCGGCTCCGGTTCCGGCATGGCGATCGACACCAAGTCCTGGACGCGTGACGGGAACGCCTACAAGGGTTCGCTCTGGCTGCTGCCGGATCGTGGCTACAATGTCGTCGGCACCACCGACTACCGGCCGCGCCTCAACACCATTTCGATCGAGTTCACCCCGACCGCGCCAGGCGCGGCACCCGCTGCCGGCCAGGAACAGTCGGGCGTCAAGGCGATGCTCGCCGATACCATGCTGTTGACCGACGACAAGGGCGCCGATGCAACCGGCCTTGATCCGTTGAACGGCGTGCGCGCCGCCGCCGGCGGCATGCCGATCCTGCCTGAGGCCAACGGCAAGCTGGCGCTCGACAACGAGGCAATCGTGCGGCTGCCCGACGGCACCATGTTCATCTCCGACGAATATGGCCCCAACATCTACCGCTTCTCGGCCGACGGCCATCTGATGTCGGCAACGCAGCCGCCGGCCGCCCTGGTGCCGATGCGCCATGGCAAGCCGAACTTCGCTTCCAACAATCCTGGCCCGGGTGCGGCCGAGCCCGATCCGAAAGATCCCGAGACCGGCCGCCAGAACAATCAGGGCCTGGAAGGCATGTCGATGACGCCGGACGGCAAGTTCCTGATCGCCGTGCTGCAATCGGCGCCGCGCCAGGACGGAGGCGATTCCGGCTCGACGCGCCAGAACACGCGCGCGCTGGTCTATGATGCGTCCGACCTCGCCCATCTCAAGCTGGCGCATGAGTATGTGGTGCCGCTGCCGGTGTTCAAGGACGCCAAGGGCAAGACCAAGGTCGCCGCGCAGAGCGAGATCGTGGCGCTGTCGGACACCAGCTTCCTGATGATTGCGCGCGACAGCGGCAACGGCCAAGGCGTGAAGGATGCCGAGTCGGTTTACCGCAAGATCAACATCGTCGATCTCTCCGGCGCCACCGATATCGCCAATGGCCCCTTCGACGCCGCCGACAAGCCGGTGGCGCCGAAAGGCGTGCTCGATCCGTCGGTGACGCCGGCCAAGCTGACCGCATTCATCGACATCAACGACAAGGGCGAGCTCGGCCGCTTCGGCATGCACAACGGCGTGCCGAACGACAGGAACAACCTCTCGGAGAAGTGGGAGGCGATGTCGCTCGCGAGCGTGCTCGATCCGAAGCTGCCCGACGACTATTTCCTGTTCGTCGCCAACGACAACGACTTCCTGACCCAGGACGGCTTCCAGGTCGGCGCGCCCTACAAGGCCGAGGACGGCGCCGATGTCGACACCACCTTCCTGGTCTATCAGGTCACCCTGCCCGGACTGTCTAGGAACAGCCTCGCCGCGAATTAG
- a CDS encoding SDR family NAD(P)-dependent oxidoreductase: MTSDAEIQTALPAFASGNVAVITGGASGIGLAAAKRFAAMGMKTVLADIGGVRLDQARQAVAVISGDDAALGVAADVSKPEEVDRLAEAVASAFGAVSVLMNNAGVGNNPGKPWENRDAWKQLLDINFWGVVHGVEAFAPRMLQSGKPGLIINTGSKQGITTPPGNLAYNVSKAGVKTFTEGLAHALRNEPGAKIAAHLLIPGFTYTGLTEGATEKPAGAWTGEQVIDFMLASLKRGDFYILCPDNDVTRPMDEKRMAWAIGDIIENRPALSRWHPDHKDAFTAFMKR; the protein is encoded by the coding sequence ATGACCAGCGACGCCGAAATCCAGACCGCGCTCCCCGCTTTCGCCTCCGGCAATGTCGCCGTCATCACCGGCGGCGCCAGCGGCATCGGTCTTGCCGCGGCGAAGCGCTTTGCCGCCATGGGCATGAAGACGGTGCTTGCCGATATCGGCGGTGTACGTCTCGACCAGGCGCGGCAAGCGGTCGCGGTGATCTCCGGCGACGATGCCGCCCTTGGCGTCGCCGCCGACGTTTCCAAACCCGAAGAGGTCGATCGGCTGGCGGAAGCCGTCGCCAGCGCCTTCGGCGCGGTGTCGGTGCTGATGAACAACGCCGGCGTCGGCAACAATCCGGGCAAGCCCTGGGAAAACCGCGACGCCTGGAAGCAGCTTTTGGACATCAATTTCTGGGGCGTCGTGCATGGCGTCGAGGCCTTTGCGCCGCGCATGCTTCAGTCCGGCAAGCCAGGCCTGATCATCAACACCGGCTCCAAGCAAGGCATCACCACGCCGCCCGGCAACCTTGCCTACAATGTCTCCAAGGCCGGCGTGAAGACCTTCACCGAAGGCTTGGCGCATGCGCTGCGCAACGAGCCGGGAGCGAAAATCGCGGCGCACCTGCTCATCCCCGGTTTCACCTATACCGGTCTCACCGAAGGCGCGACCGAAAAGCCGGCGGGCGCCTGGACCGGCGAGCAGGTGATCGACTTCATGCTGGCGTCGCTTAAGCGCGGCGACTTCTACATCCTGTGCCCGGACAACGACGTCACGCGGCCGATGGATGAGAAACGCATGGCCTGGGCGATCGGCGACATCATCGAGAACCGCCCGGCTTTGTCGCGCTGGCATCCGGACCACAAGGACGCATTCACGGCCTTCATGAAGCGCTGA
- a CDS encoding MFS transporter — MTSYAQTMTRDNELGGAAAMASVAAMIAALFAGSTALTPLYVIYKQAFGFSQITLTLVYAVYVVGNLAALLVFGRLSDAIGRRPAAMAAMAVAVASALFFLFAENVAWLDIARILSGLGVGVGAGTGTAWLAELIEGEDKSRAAIIATTTNFIGLGAGALLSGLLAEYAPWPLRLTFAVYLALLALVTLAIWRTRETVSRPGRLADVSMRPRLSVPASISAQFVAPAVTGFGAMALVGFYAALAPSILAQQLHATNHAEAGGLFFELSIVAAGTILGTARLSSRFTMLAALMLMIPTVALIVAAQVFASMPTMVVATALCGVAAALGYRGSLQVVNQIAPADRRAEVVSAFFVCCFCGNALPVIGIGVLSSWTSATLASLAFAGMITIFSLVALGFGAKYAR, encoded by the coding sequence ATGACCAGCTACGCTCAAACCATGACGCGTGACAACGAACTCGGCGGCGCCGCCGCAATGGCCAGCGTCGCCGCCATGATCGCCGCGCTGTTTGCCGGCAGCACCGCCTTGACGCCGCTCTACGTGATCTACAAGCAAGCCTTCGGCTTTTCGCAGATCACGCTGACGCTGGTCTATGCCGTCTATGTGGTCGGCAATCTGGCGGCGCTTCTCGTTTTCGGACGATTGTCGGATGCCATCGGCCGCCGACCGGCGGCAATGGCGGCCATGGCGGTCGCCGTGGCCAGCGCGCTGTTTTTCCTGTTTGCCGAGAATGTCGCATGGCTGGACATCGCCCGTATTCTCAGCGGTCTTGGGGTTGGCGTCGGCGCCGGGACCGGCACCGCCTGGCTTGCCGAGCTGATCGAAGGCGAGGACAAGTCGCGTGCCGCCATCATCGCCACCACCACCAATTTCATCGGTCTCGGGGCCGGCGCGCTGTTGTCAGGGCTGCTCGCCGAATACGCGCCCTGGCCGCTCAGGCTGACCTTCGCCGTCTATCTCGCGCTGCTGGCGCTGGTGACGCTGGCGATCTGGCGCACGCGCGAAACCGTGTCGCGGCCGGGGCGGCTCGCCGATGTCTCGATGCGGCCGCGCCTTTCGGTTCCCGCCAGCATCAGCGCGCAATTCGTGGCGCCGGCGGTGACCGGCTTCGGCGCGATGGCGCTGGTCGGCTTTTACGCGGCACTGGCGCCGAGCATCCTGGCGCAGCAACTGCACGCCACCAACCATGCCGAAGCCGGCGGATTGTTCTTCGAACTGTCGATCGTGGCGGCGGGGACCATCCTGGGCACGGCGCGGCTGTCCAGCCGCTTCACCATGCTGGCGGCGCTTATGCTGATGATCCCGACGGTAGCGCTGATCGTCGCGGCGCAGGTTTTCGCCTCGATGCCAACCATGGTCGTCGCGACGGCGCTTTGCGGGGTGGCGGCGGCGCTTGGCTATCGCGGCAGCCTGCAAGTGGTGAACCAGATCGCCCCGGCCGACCGCCGCGCCGAGGTGGTCTCGGCCTTCTTCGTCTGCTGCTTCTGCGGCAACGCGCTGCCGGTCATCGGCATCGGCGTCCTGTCGAGCTGGACGAGCGCGACCCTGGCGAGCCTGGCTTTTGCAGGCATGATCACGATCTTCTCGCTGGTGGCGCTGGGGTTCGGTGCCAAATACGCGAGGTGA
- a CDS encoding MATE family efflux transporter: MDDKKPARRRTHDLTSGPIPRTLLLFALPVLGSNVLQSLNGSINAVWVGRFLGEAALTATSNANLVLFLILGTVFGIGMAATILVAQSVGARDLPEARRIVGTSATFFFLVSAVFAVCGWIWVDAILTGLGTPADALPLARAYLRIIFVAVPMMNLLSFVMTVLRGAGDSRTPFAFMALAVVLDVVLNPLLIRGIGPFPELGIAGSATSTLIGQTVSVVAILIVLYARRHPLRLVGADLALLQPDPALLRIIVSKGIPMGLQMIVISAAALTVMGIVNSYGSQIAAAYGIAAQLWTYIQMPALAIGAAVSSMAAQNVGAGRWDRIGKVAASGVGFNLVLTGALVALLFVFDRAVLSLFLSGDSAAIDIAAHINKVASWSFILFGITIVLFATVRATGAVMPPLIILVISVLVVRTGFAYSMRSVIGQEALWWSFPAGSITSLLLAAAYYRFGRWRTMHMIEDRPAAGEPPDTGLGVPRQRAQLLPETPDG; the protein is encoded by the coding sequence ATGGATGACAAAAAGCCCGCTCGAAGGCGGACCCACGACCTGACGAGCGGCCCGATCCCGCGCACCCTGCTGTTGTTCGCCCTGCCCGTGCTGGGCTCCAACGTGCTGCAGTCGCTGAACGGCTCGATTAACGCGGTCTGGGTCGGCCGCTTCCTCGGCGAGGCGGCGCTGACGGCGACCTCCAACGCCAACCTCGTGCTGTTCCTCATCCTCGGCACGGTGTTCGGCATCGGCATGGCGGCGACCATCCTGGTGGCGCAATCGGTCGGCGCGCGCGATCTGCCGGAGGCGCGGCGCATCGTCGGCACCAGCGCCACCTTCTTCTTTCTCGTCTCGGCGGTGTTCGCGGTCTGCGGCTGGATCTGGGTCGACGCCATCCTGACCGGACTCGGCACGCCGGCGGATGCCTTGCCGCTGGCGCGCGCCTATCTGCGCATCATCTTCGTCGCCGTGCCGATGATGAACCTTTTGTCCTTCGTCATGACGGTGCTGCGCGGCGCCGGCGATTCGCGCACGCCGTTTGCCTTCATGGCGCTGGCCGTCGTGCTCGACGTCGTTTTGAACCCGCTGCTGATCCGCGGCATCGGGCCCTTTCCGGAGCTCGGCATCGCCGGATCGGCCACCTCGACGCTGATAGGCCAGACGGTGAGCGTGGTCGCCATCCTGATCGTGCTCTATGCCCGCAGGCACCCGCTGCGGCTCGTCGGCGCTGACCTCGCTTTGTTGCAGCCGGATCCGGCGCTGCTGCGCATCATCGTCTCAAAAGGCATCCCGATGGGTTTGCAGATGATCGTCATCTCGGCGGCGGCGCTGACCGTGATGGGCATCGTCAATTCCTACGGCTCTCAGATCGCCGCCGCCTATGGCATCGCCGCGCAGCTCTGGACCTACATCCAGATGCCGGCTTTGGCCATCGGCGCCGCGGTCTCCTCGATGGCGGCGCAGAATGTCGGTGCCGGGCGATGGGACCGCATCGGCAAGGTCGCAGCGTCCGGCGTCGGCTTCAACCTGGTGCTGACCGGCGCGCTGGTGGCGCTGCTGTTCGTCTTCGACCGCGCGGTGCTGAGCCTGTTCCTCAGCGGCGACAGCGCCGCGATCGACATCGCCGCCCACATCAACAAGGTGGCGTCGTGGTCGTTCATCCTGTTCGGCATCACCATCGTGCTTTTCGCCACGGTGCGCGCCACCGGCGCGGTGATGCCGCCGCTGATCATCCTGGTCATCTCGGTGCTGGTCGTGCGCACCGGCTTTGCCTATTCCATGCGCAGCGTCATCGGCCAGGAAGCGCTGTGGTGGAGCTTTCCGGCCGGCTCGATTACCTCGCTCCTGCTGGCCGCCGCCTATTATCGCTTCGGCCGTTGGCGGACCATGCATATGATCGAGGACAGGCCGGCCGCCGGCGAGCCGCCGGACACCGGCCTCGGCGTGCCGCGCCAGCGCGCGCAACTCTTGCCGGAAACGCCCGACGGCTGA